In Paenibacillus guangzhouensis, a single window of DNA contains:
- a CDS encoding threonine aldolase family protein: MSKQSALADAFRQTVYKVPGHGDLVVQNLRSVLEQIDGDLESDRYGSGKIIEDFQDKMAAYLGKEKAVFLPSGTMAQQIALRIWCDQRGVAKVAYHPLAHLEIHEQDALRELHHIEPVLLADKDSLIRLKDVENMPEDVSCLLLELPQREIGGQLPSYEELEAISQYCRERGIKLHMDGARLFEITPYYGRSAAEISSLFDSVYVSFYKGIGGIAGAILAGDADFVETSKIWKRRHGGDLISLYPYILTADYYFQQRVDKMQQYHEDAKSLAGLYNDCHRITTRPVEPVSNMFHVHIDVPKEQLEPLLIQCYAETGIGLTSYLVEAGESSCAYEVSVGDRYALLPKERLTGALQWLDQKLKES; the protein is encoded by the coding sequence ATGAGCAAGCAGTCCGCGTTAGCAGATGCATTTCGGCAGACGGTCTACAAGGTTCCGGGTCATGGGGATCTCGTCGTACAGAATTTACGTTCCGTATTGGAACAGATCGATGGCGATCTGGAGAGCGATCGCTACGGCTCCGGGAAGATCATTGAAGATTTTCAAGATAAGATGGCCGCCTACTTGGGCAAAGAGAAGGCCGTCTTCCTCCCGAGCGGTACGATGGCGCAGCAGATTGCCCTGCGGATTTGGTGCGATCAGCGTGGCGTGGCCAAGGTCGCTTATCACCCGCTAGCTCATTTGGAGATCCATGAACAGGATGCTCTCCGGGAGCTTCATCATATCGAACCCGTGCTGCTCGCAGACAAAGACAGCTTGATCCGTCTGAAAGATGTCGAGAATATGCCTGAAGACGTCTCCTGTCTACTGCTTGAACTGCCGCAACGGGAGATTGGCGGTCAATTGCCGTCATACGAAGAGCTTGAAGCGATTTCGCAATATTGCCGGGAGCGGGGCATTAAGCTGCATATGGATGGCGCGCGTCTATTCGAGATTACGCCATATTATGGCCGATCTGCCGCGGAGATTAGTTCGCTCTTCGATAGCGTGTATGTCTCTTTCTACAAAGGAATTGGCGGGATTGCGGGTGCGATTCTAGCGGGTGACGCAGATTTCGTGGAGACCTCGAAAATATGGAAACGAAGACATGGCGGAGACTTGATCAGCCTGTATCCGTACATTCTCACGGCCGATTATTATTTCCAGCAGCGCGTGGATAAGATGCAGCAGTACCATGAAGATGCCAAATCATTAGCGGGGCTCTATAACGACTGCCATCGGATAACGACAAGACCGGTAGAGCCGGTGTCGAACATGTTTCATGTTCATATTGATGTGCCGAAGGAGCAGCTCGAGCCGTTATTGATTCAATGTTACGCAGAGACAGGTATCGGGCTTACGAGTTATCTCGTAGAAGCAGGGGAATCGTCATGCGCTTATGAGGTGAGTGTTGGTGACCGATACGCCTTATTGCCGAAGGAACGGTTGACGGGAGCGTTGCAGTGGCTGGATCAGAAATTGAAGGAATCCTAA
- a CDS encoding ArsR/SmtB family transcription factor — MNAYPKITMITSLIGDPTRAAMLDALMGGHALPAGELAYIARVTPQTASSHLSKLMKGNLIAVEQHGRHRYYRLASQEVAELMEMISAMSPPVQIRSLRQSQEMEKVRHARTCYDHLAGKLGVALTQALIAKGYVAIRSETEFDITEQGDEHFQSIGLDLTTMKVNRRSFAKRCLDWSERVHHIGGFLGAVITKHLFELKWIVRMDSGSRAVRLTEEGRAKLHALYGITIEDLG, encoded by the coding sequence ATGAATGCATATCCGAAAATAACCATGATCACGTCCCTCATTGGTGACCCTACCCGCGCAGCAATGCTAGATGCACTTATGGGAGGGCATGCGCTGCCCGCAGGCGAGCTCGCTTATATCGCTAGAGTCACACCACAAACGGCAAGTTCCCATCTCTCCAAACTTATGAAAGGAAATCTAATCGCTGTCGAACAACACGGCAGACATCGTTATTACCGGCTAGCAAGCCAAGAAGTGGCTGAGTTGATGGAGATGATCTCGGCCATGTCCCCGCCCGTACAAATACGTTCCTTGCGCCAGTCGCAGGAGATGGAGAAGGTTCGCCATGCACGGACCTGTTACGACCATCTGGCCGGCAAGCTAGGGGTCGCATTAACACAAGCACTCATCGCCAAAGGCTATGTTGCCATTCGTTCGGAGACGGAATTCGATATCACGGAGCAAGGGGATGAGCATTTCCAGTCGATCGGACTTGATCTCACGACCATGAAAGTAAATCGACGCAGCTTTGCCAAACGCTGCCTTGATTGGAGCGAAAGAGTACATCATATTGGCGGATTCCTAGGCGCTGTCATTACAAAGCATTTGTTCGAATTGAAGTGGATCGTCCGAATGGATAGCGGTTCAAGGGCCGTTCGATTAACAGAGGAAGGCCGTGCGAAGCTTCATGCATTATATGGCATCACGATCGAAGATTTAGGGTAA
- a CDS encoding GntR family transcriptional regulator → MVIALELDSETPLYEQLRNQIVIGIATGQLEADEKLPTVRQLAEDLGINTMTVNKAYALLKQEGYIVIDRRHGAKVNTRAEEDSKHASHLEEQLQLIIAEATIKGVDQPRFQALCSQIFARMTYQH, encoded by the coding sequence ATGGTAATTGCACTGGAACTTGATAGCGAGACGCCGCTCTATGAACAGCTGCGCAATCAGATTGTCATCGGTATTGCTACCGGACAGCTTGAAGCCGACGAGAAGCTTCCGACCGTCCGTCAATTGGCTGAAGACCTTGGCATTAATACGATGACCGTGAACAAAGCCTACGCGTTATTGAAGCAAGAAGGCTACATCGTCATTGACCGCAGACACGGCGCGAAGGTGAACACCCGTGCGGAGGAAGATTCGAAGCATGCATCACATCTGGAGGAGCAGCTACAATTGATTATTGCCGAGGCAACGATCAAAGGGGTTGATCAACCGCGATTCCAGGCACTCTGTTCACAGATTTTTGCTCGAATGACCTATCAGCACTAG
- a CDS encoding LacI family DNA-binding transcriptional regulator — protein MTTIKEIARIAEVSSSTVSRVLRKDVSFSIQEETRRKIIEVARTLNYRTKQNRKLVGAEQSMDSRIGLVIWCSEQFEFSDPFYMTIRQGIERECAKRGISIHRIFRWIEDESPALDFTGLNGVIVIGKVDSDMLPQPSYSEVPIVYIDHQGSDSYDSVQFNIASAAKQALAHLLQLGYRRIGYIGGTSYVRKQDGIHYIEDERQTAYTLMMRERGWFHEDSVFVGSWGAEEGYRLMKQAIQQGNLPEAFFIASDPMAIGALRALDESGIKVPEQVGIVSIDDIDLAQYVTPPLTTVKVYTEEMGVTAVKLLIDRLLGRVLPFEVTVPTALIIRHSCGGSMQKEVVAPIS, from the coding sequence ATGACGACCATCAAAGAAATTGCACGTATCGCGGAAGTGTCCAGTTCGACGGTGTCCCGTGTACTTCGGAAGGATGTGTCATTCAGCATCCAAGAAGAGACCCGGCGGAAGATTATCGAAGTGGCAAGGACCTTGAATTATCGGACAAAGCAGAATCGGAAGCTTGTCGGGGCAGAGCAGAGCATGGACTCACGGATCGGTCTTGTCATCTGGTGTTCTGAGCAGTTCGAATTTTCCGATCCCTTCTATATGACCATTCGGCAAGGGATTGAGCGGGAGTGTGCAAAGCGTGGCATTTCGATTCACCGGATCTTTCGATGGATTGAAGATGAGAGTCCTGCGCTGGATTTTACGGGATTGAACGGCGTTATTGTGATTGGAAAAGTGGACTCGGATATGCTGCCGCAGCCGTCCTATTCCGAAGTCCCTATTGTCTATATCGATCATCAAGGATCCGATTCATACGACTCCGTCCAATTCAATATCGCTAGCGCAGCCAAGCAAGCCTTGGCGCACTTGCTGCAGTTAGGTTATCGGCGTATTGGCTACATCGGAGGAACGAGTTATGTTCGGAAGCAGGATGGGATTCACTATATTGAAGACGAGCGGCAGACAGCATATACGTTGATGATGCGGGAACGCGGATGGTTTCATGAAGACAGCGTGTTCGTCGGCAGCTGGGGGGCTGAGGAAGGTTATCGATTAATGAAGCAAGCAATCCAGCAGGGGAACCTTCCAGAAGCCTTTTTTATTGCCAGTGATCCCATGGCGATCGGCGCGTTGCGGGCATTGGACGAGTCTGGGATCAAGGTGCCGGAGCAGGTCGGCATCGTCAGCATTGATGATATTGATCTGGCACAGTACGTTACTCCGCCGCTCACGACGGTGAAAGTCTACACCGAGGAGATGGGGGTAACAGCGGTCAAGCTGCTGATTGATCGCCTCCTTGGTCGAGTACTGCCGTTTGAGGTGACGGTGCCGACGGCGCTGATCATCCGACACAGCTGTGGTGGCAGCATGCAGAAAGAAGTAGTTGCTCCTATCTCTTAG
- a CDS encoding DUF3995 domain-containing protein — MVEIIAWVVSSILLIISVLHFFWAFGGKAGSRAVIPTNGAEKLFQPSPMGTIVVALLLALAAWIALEWGDAVTPRLFSETLLTVGGWVVAAVFVIRGIGDFKWVGMFKRKKGTAFAKWDSVLFSPLCLLLGICYILIGTIR; from the coding sequence ATGGTTGAGATCATTGCTTGGGTGGTCAGCAGTATTTTATTGATAATAAGTGTGCTGCACTTCTTTTGGGCGTTTGGAGGCAAAGCGGGCAGTCGCGCCGTGATCCCTACAAATGGTGCGGAAAAGCTCTTTCAGCCCTCGCCGATGGGCACGATTGTGGTTGCTCTTCTGCTCGCTCTAGCGGCATGGATTGCACTGGAGTGGGGCGACGCGGTTACGCCTCGATTGTTCTCTGAAACGCTCCTCACGGTCGGAGGTTGGGTCGTTGCGGCCGTGTTCGTCATCCGCGGCATCGGGGATTTCAAATGGGTGGGGATGTTCAAACGCAAGAAGGGCACAGCATTCGCGAAATGGGACAGCGTGCTGTTTTCTCCACTATGTCTGTTATTAGGGATCTGTTATATTTTGATCGGTACGATACGCTAG
- a CDS encoding ATP-binding protein produces the protein MLDYFKDFILNIFIIFTPLVMYPYIYKMKERNLLYSFLIYILFAIAIVATMSFPVVLNEIIYDFRSIPLAVGSLYGGLSVSGLLYLTIVAYRFLNESPHHWIYILSLMLTFVLVVLSLRIFDNMKTLYKILIAVCLSVLIKFLTLTVYFIGTGQFELLFIKPWTITQTYIVQAVLVGFYVYLIEFLNRYFYMQEEVIKSEKMKIISDMAASVAHEIRNPLTAVRGFIHLFGSENVDREKKAMYQQICFEELDRTEHIITDYLALAQPDPEITEELHVQDELMYLSNVLTTYGNYNQIKIHVIFAQERPFYITGDRHKFRQALLNIGKHAIEAMQEGGVLTLHVGLWNDYAKISMRDTGQGMTAEQIRRLGTPYYCTKEKGTGLEMTVAFSMIKKMNGKIDIRSKMGKGTEFILLFPIT, from the coding sequence ATGCTTGACTACTTCAAGGATTTTATTCTGAACATCTTCATCATATTTACCCCGCTCGTCATGTATCCCTATATTTACAAAATGAAAGAAAGAAACCTACTGTACAGTTTCCTGATCTATATCCTCTTTGCGATCGCCATTGTCGCGACGATGTCATTTCCTGTGGTGCTGAATGAGATTATTTATGATTTTCGATCGATTCCGCTTGCCGTAGGCTCGCTATATGGCGGATTGTCGGTCTCAGGTCTATTGTATCTGACGATTGTGGCCTATCGATTTTTGAACGAAAGTCCACATCATTGGATTTATATCTTGTCGTTGATGCTTACTTTCGTGTTAGTCGTTCTGTCACTTCGCATCTTTGATAATATGAAAACGCTTTACAAAATCTTAATCGCTGTCTGCTTAAGTGTCCTGATCAAATTCCTTACGTTAACCGTGTATTTCATAGGGACTGGACAGTTCGAGCTTCTGTTCATCAAGCCATGGACGATTACGCAGACCTATATTGTACAAGCTGTTCTGGTGGGATTCTATGTGTACCTGATCGAGTTCCTGAACAGGTATTTCTATATGCAGGAAGAGGTTATTAAGAGCGAGAAGATGAAGATCATTAGTGATATGGCGGCTTCCGTAGCGCATGAAATTCGGAATCCGCTGACGGCGGTGAGGGGATTCATTCATTTATTCGGCTCAGAAAACGTGGATCGCGAGAAAAAGGCGATGTACCAGCAGATTTGTTTTGAGGAATTGGACCGCACAGAGCATATTATTACAGATTACCTTGCTTTGGCGCAGCCTGATCCTGAGATTACAGAAGAACTGCATGTTCAAGACGAGCTTATGTATTTATCGAATGTACTAACGACGTATGGGAACTATAATCAGATCAAAATTCATGTCATATTTGCGCAAGAGAGACCTTTTTATATTACTGGGGACCGGCATAAGTTCCGACAGGCATTGCTTAACATTGGCAAACATGCAATCGAGGCGATGCAAGAAGGCGGCGTACTGACGCTGCATGTGGGACTGTGGAATGATTATGCGAAGATCAGTATGCGGGATACAGGACAGGGGATGACCGCAGAGCAGATTCGAAGACTCGGAACGCCGTACTATTGTACGAAGGAGAAGGGAACAGGGCTAGAGATGACCGTTGCCTTTAGCATGATTAAGAAGATGAATGGAAAAATTGATATTCGCAGTAAAATGGGCAAAGGGACGGAGTTCATCTTGTTGTTCCCGATTACTTGA
- a CDS encoding CcdC protein domain-containing protein, which produces MSPINSMFISMIIFFFIFRGLQRGMKSPIAKSGLPLVLPILYISTSMLQLLDPNLHIQSEQLLLAALAGMVLSIPLILTTNFEVREAGNTFIKCNRVMFVLLITIFALRFIAIATVKGIDPGALSFLLNFMTFSYIVCWRVVCFIKFHNVRSKSIVA; this is translated from the coding sequence ATGAGTCCAATCAATTCCATGTTTATATCGATGATCATATTTTTCTTTATTTTCCGCGGCCTGCAGCGGGGGATGAAATCGCCAATCGCTAAGTCGGGGCTTCCGTTAGTTCTGCCAATTCTCTATATCAGTACATCGATGCTGCAGCTGCTCGACCCGAACTTGCATATTCAGAGTGAACAACTGCTGCTGGCAGCACTGGCTGGGATGGTTTTATCAATTCCGCTGATTCTGACGACGAACTTCGAAGTGCGTGAAGCAGGGAATACTTTTATCAAATGCAACAGAGTAATGTTCGTCCTGCTCATTACGATATTCGCACTCCGGTTCATCGCGATCGCTACCGTGAAGGGGATAGATCCAGGTGCGTTAAGCTTCCTGCTCAACTTCATGACCTTCAGCTATATTGTCTGCTGGAGAGTGGTCTGCTTCATTAAATTCCATAACGTGAGATCGAAATCGATCGTTGCTTAA
- a CDS encoding DinB family protein, with protein sequence MNAKELILLDLKETRRRFLMAAYGIPNAYLTWQPDVDALSIGQMIRHVLLHDYSWYMILTEQRLPSEEERAPLWELPFTSVQDEVDRSMVYHDQFIAYVESLNVGDFESKLIQWPHRPIARYLGDTLERKSYHDAVHTGQLLQYMRMLQLERPDIWD encoded by the coding sequence ATGAATGCAAAAGAACTAATACTTCTTGATTTGAAAGAAACACGCCGTCGATTTTTAATGGCAGCATACGGGATACCGAATGCTTATTTGACTTGGCAGCCAGATGTCGACGCATTAAGCATTGGACAGATGATTCGCCATGTGCTGTTACATGATTATTCGTGGTATATGATTTTGACGGAACAGCGATTGCCTTCCGAGGAGGAAAGGGCTCCGTTGTGGGAGCTTCCATTCACCTCGGTACAAGACGAGGTTGATCGATCAATGGTATATCACGATCAGTTTATTGCATATGTTGAATCCTTGAATGTAGGAGATTTTGAGAGCAAGCTAATTCAGTGGCCGCACCGCCCGATTGCGCGATATCTTGGAGACACGTTGGAACGTAAATCGTATCACGATGCGGTGCATACCGGGCAATTGCTGCAATATATGCGGATGCTTCAGCTGGAGCGGCCGGATATTTGGGACTGA
- a CDS encoding cation diffusion facilitator family transporter, whose protein sequence is MHNHSHSHGHSHSHDHHHGHGHSHDYGREGNKKGLIIALSITAGIMLLEFFGGLMTNSLALLSDSGHMLSDTSSLILSLVAIWFATRPASPNKTYGYYRFEILAALFNGVTLFAIAGFITWEAIQRFNNPPEVASGSMMLIAAVGLLANLISAWALMRKGDVKNNVNLRSAYLHVIGDALGSVGAILAGIVMWVFGWYIADPIISVVVAILILRSAWGVIKHTVHILMEGAPITVDQDKVKEELERIVGVINVHDLHIWTITSNLDSLTCHMLIEDDQDSQRILQDAIHLIEEKFKIQHTTIQIETSRVHHGEMQV, encoded by the coding sequence ATGCATAATCATTCACATTCACATGGACACAGTCATAGTCACGATCATCATCACGGTCACGGCCATAGTCATGATTATGGACGGGAAGGCAATAAGAAAGGTCTGATCATTGCGCTCTCGATTACGGCGGGGATCATGCTGCTCGAGTTCTTCGGCGGTTTGATGACGAACAGTTTGGCGCTCCTATCTGATTCTGGGCACATGTTAAGCGATACGAGTTCGTTAATCCTGAGCCTGGTCGCGATCTGGTTCGCGACACGCCCAGCTTCACCGAACAAGACCTATGGCTATTATCGATTTGAGATTCTAGCCGCGCTATTTAACGGGGTGACGTTATTTGCGATAGCGGGTTTTATTACATGGGAAGCCATTCAGCGGTTCAATAACCCGCCTGAGGTGGCCAGCGGCTCGATGATGCTCATTGCCGCTGTCGGTCTGCTCGCTAACCTTATTAGCGCCTGGGCGTTAATGCGGAAGGGCGATGTGAAGAATAACGTGAACCTGCGCAGTGCTTATCTCCACGTCATCGGGGATGCCCTCGGTTCGGTCGGCGCCATCCTTGCAGGGATCGTGATGTGGGTCTTCGGTTGGTACATCGCCGATCCGATCATTTCTGTCGTTGTCGCTATTCTGATCTTGCGCAGTGCATGGGGTGTCATTAAGCATACGGTGCATATTCTTATGGAAGGCGCGCCAATTACCGTGGATCAAGATAAGGTGAAGGAAGAACTGGAGCGCATTGTCGGTGTGATTAATGTTCATGATCTCCATATCTGGACCATTACATCGAATCTCGATTCCTTGACCTGCCACATGCTCATTGAGGACGATCAGGACAGTCAGCGTATCCTGCAAGACGCGATTCATCTCATTGAAGAGAAATTCAAAATTCAACACACGACGATCCAGATCGAGACCTCACGAGTTCATCATGGCGAGATGCAGGTCTAA
- a CDS encoding DUF5808 domain-containing protein — protein sequence MAMLLVIYLVTILIMYLAMLATYRPQAAYHHGMLFAVMLPPYAMDDPSVREVQARFKTQFRQVTFGSLIALLPLGLLYAQMAYQTIYFLVWLTVFVIVIVIPFRRAFQATLALKREREWFVGAKRVIHSDLRVAQLKNKRSAPLWLFILPFAMSIGYIGWTASDSARSLVLPVTSLAITTLFFLVSFGMRKVKGKVYSANSEVNLSLNQAKRRMWSYGWLFMAILENIHFLLIDCLLMQESTVWKSEWFVISLLFTAIPLGIMLAVHYRVRMLEQEVLAHDGKIIYSDDDEYWGNGFTYHNPNDRSVFVTKRVGIGFTVNSATPVGKLLVSGSMIVFAAVIVGVSFLLIRSELTSPVLSVTSEHNVHIDYPMYSYDFKIGDIEELQLVDVIPKGTKTNGEATNQYARGNFRLKDIGRSKLYVVKNNPPYIQIKLKDLYVFYNEKDALQTKSLYAQLQSQVQAK from the coding sequence ATGGCGATGTTATTGGTGATTTATCTCGTTACGATTCTTATTATGTATCTAGCCATGCTGGCAACCTATAGGCCGCAGGCGGCTTATCATCATGGAATGCTCTTCGCGGTTATGCTGCCTCCGTATGCGATGGATGATCCCTCGGTCCGCGAGGTGCAAGCGCGATTCAAAACGCAGTTCAGACAAGTGACGTTCGGATCTCTGATTGCGCTCCTTCCTCTTGGCTTGCTCTATGCGCAGATGGCATATCAGACGATCTATTTTCTGGTATGGTTGACTGTCTTTGTGATTGTGATCGTAATCCCTTTCCGACGGGCCTTCCAAGCGACGCTTGCGCTTAAACGGGAACGCGAGTGGTTCGTTGGGGCGAAGCGGGTCATCCATAGCGACCTCAGAGTCGCGCAGCTGAAGAATAAGCGTTCGGCGCCATTGTGGTTGTTCATTCTCCCTTTTGCCATGTCGATTGGCTATATCGGGTGGACAGCGAGTGATTCGGCGCGGAGTTTAGTCCTACCAGTGACTAGTCTGGCTATTACTACGCTCTTTTTCTTGGTCTCGTTCGGTATGCGCAAGGTGAAGGGGAAAGTATACAGTGCGAACAGCGAAGTGAATCTGAGCTTGAATCAAGCGAAACGCCGCATGTGGTCTTATGGTTGGTTATTCATGGCGATCCTTGAGAACATTCACTTTCTGCTGATCGATTGTCTTCTGATGCAGGAGAGCACGGTGTGGAAGAGCGAATGGTTTGTGATATCGCTTCTGTTCACGGCGATTCCGCTAGGAATCATGTTAGCCGTGCATTATCGCGTACGCATGCTAGAGCAAGAAGTATTAGCGCATGACGGGAAAATCATTTATTCTGATGATGACGAATATTGGGGCAATGGCTTCACGTACCATAATCCGAATGATCGCAGTGTTTTTGTCACGAAGCGGGTCGGGATCGGGTTTACGGTCAATTCAGCGACACCGGTCGGCAAGCTGCTCGTCTCAGGCTCTATGATCGTGTTCGCTGCCGTTATCGTGGGCGTATCATTCCTGTTGATTCGTTCGGAGCTGACATCGCCGGTCTTATCGGTCACCTCAGAGCATAACGTACATATTGATTACCCGATGTACTCCTATGACTTCAAGATCGGTGATATCGAAGAATTACAACTTGTGGATGTGATACCGAAGGGGACGAAGACGAATGGGGAAGCGACGAATCAATATGCAAGAGGGAACTTCCGGTTGAAGGATATCGGACGCTCGAAGCTTTATGTTGTCAAAAATAATCCGCCGTACATTCAGATCAAGCTCAAGGATCTTTACGTGTTCTACAACGAGAAAGACGCGTTACAGACGAAGAGCTTATATGCGCAGCTTCAGTCGCAGGTGCAAGCGAAGTAA
- a CDS encoding DMT family transporter — MDRKWVHYVGLALVAAIWGANFGVSRQAMETFDPILFTFLRFGLAVPFFFLLLKVTEGSIGIPVKVAMQLAVIGLLGVTGLEIAVMYSIKYTTLANASLLNVAPWPICAALFGPLFMKERISSRLVTGGIAAIFGVCFIILGGGEGLDLSSSHMIGNGLALGVSIFGALYNLACMPIMKQYSALRVSTWMILFGAIGMLPFTFGSWGKVDWSALSATHYTAIGYNVLICTVIAFVVWNASMFKVGAARANFFRYVVPASAVTAGYLFFGESFSGWQLAGAVCMATGLVWISLERKEPAAPNLTS; from the coding sequence ATGGATAGGAAATGGGTGCATTACGTTGGGCTGGCGCTCGTAGCGGCCATTTGGGGAGCAAATTTCGGCGTATCCAGGCAGGCGATGGAGACGTTCGATCCGATTCTGTTCACGTTTCTTCGGTTCGGGCTGGCTGTGCCATTCTTCTTCCTGCTGCTGAAGGTGACGGAAGGAAGTATCGGCATTCCCGTGAAAGTGGCCATGCAGCTTGCGGTTATTGGTCTTCTCGGGGTAACGGGACTTGAGATTGCGGTCATGTATTCGATCAAATATACGACGCTGGCGAACGCTTCCCTCTTGAATGTGGCGCCTTGGCCGATCTGCGCCGCGTTGTTCGGACCGCTATTTATGAAGGAGCGAATTTCTTCGCGTCTCGTGACCGGCGGCATCGCGGCGATTTTTGGTGTGTGTTTCATCATTCTGGGAGGGGGCGAAGGGTTAGATCTGTCTTCCAGCCACATGATTGGCAACGGCCTGGCGCTTGGGGTGAGTATCTTCGGTGCACTCTATAATCTAGCCTGCATGCCGATCATGAAGCAGTATTCCGCACTCCGGGTGAGCACATGGATGATTCTGTTCGGCGCGATCGGCATGCTCCCGTTCACGTTCGGTTCTTGGGGCAAGGTGGACTGGAGCGCCTTGTCAGCGACACACTATACCGCGATTGGGTATAACGTGCTGATCTGCACGGTCATCGCCTTCGTCGTATGGAATGCGAGTATGTTCAAGGTCGGTGCGGCTCGCGCGAATTTCTTCCGTTATGTAGTACCGGCGTCAGCCGTCACGGCTGGATATCTCTTCTTCGGCGAATCGTTCTCAGGTTGGCAGTTGGCCGGCGCTGTATGCATGGCCACAGGACTGGTCTGGATTAGTCTGGAACGCAAGGAACCCGCGGCACCTAACCTTACTTCTTGA